Proteins found in one Streptomyces sp. CB09001 genomic segment:
- a CDS encoding phospholipid carrier-dependent glycosyltransferase, producing the protein MTSTASSTDTLHDQAPHDERPTWQQRLRRFGYTAGPAAGDVRDRLVPPYTSPSPRLWAFLGLSKQLADRMIRWSAWGGPLLVALLAGVLRFWNLGSPKAVIFDETYYAKDAWALIHRGFEVNWDKNANDLILNSGGDVPIPTDAAYVVHPPVGKYVIGLGELLFGFDPFGWRFMTALLGTLSVLLLCRIGRRLFRSTFLGCLAGALMALDGLHFVMSRTALLDSVLMFFVLAAFGCLVVDRDRARARLAAALPVDDDGRVRPDAHVAETLRLGWRPWRLAAGLMLGLAAATKWNGLYIMAAFCVMAVLWDVGSRRVAGAHRPYRAVLRHDLGWAFLSTVPVALATYLLSWLGWILSPSDGTGGYYRDWATKDGANSSWSWLFPDWWRSLWHYETQVLEFHTHLTSPHTYQSNPWSWLVLGRPVSYFYESPSAGSDGCPVDAGEKCAREVLALGTPLLWWVGCFALLYVLWRWLFRRDWRAGAIACGVAAGYLPWFMYQERTIFLFYAVVFLPFLCLAVAMLLGAIIGRPGCSDTRRVAGATGAGVLVLLIAWNFIYFWPLYTGTAIPMEEWRARMWLDTWV; encoded by the coding sequence GTGACCAGTACCGCGTCCTCCACGGACACCCTGCACGACCAGGCCCCGCACGACGAGCGGCCCACCTGGCAGCAGCGGCTGCGCCGCTTCGGCTATACGGCGGGGCCCGCGGCCGGCGACGTCCGCGACCGGCTGGTGCCGCCGTACACGAGCCCGAGCCCGCGCCTGTGGGCGTTCCTGGGCCTGTCGAAGCAGCTCGCCGACCGGATGATCCGCTGGTCGGCGTGGGGCGGGCCGCTGCTGGTGGCGCTGCTCGCGGGGGTGCTGCGGTTCTGGAACCTGGGCAGCCCGAAGGCGGTGATATTCGACGAGACGTACTACGCCAAGGACGCGTGGGCGCTGATCCACCGCGGCTTCGAGGTCAACTGGGACAAGAACGCCAACGACCTCATCCTGAACTCGGGCGGCGACGTCCCGATCCCGACCGACGCGGCGTACGTCGTCCACCCGCCGGTCGGCAAGTACGTCATCGGCCTCGGGGAACTGCTGTTCGGCTTCGACCCGTTCGGCTGGCGCTTCATGACGGCGCTGCTCGGCACGCTGTCGGTGCTGCTGCTGTGCCGGATCGGCCGCCGCCTGTTCCGCTCGACGTTCCTGGGGTGCCTGGCGGGTGCCCTGATGGCGCTGGACGGCCTGCACTTCGTGATGAGCCGCACCGCGCTGCTGGACAGCGTGCTGATGTTCTTCGTGCTGGCCGCCTTCGGCTGCCTGGTCGTGGACCGCGACAGAGCCCGCGCCCGGCTCGCCGCCGCGCTCCCGGTGGACGACGACGGCCGCGTCCGCCCCGACGCGCACGTCGCGGAGACCCTTCGCCTCGGGTGGCGCCCCTGGCGTCTGGCGGCGGGCCTGATGCTGGGCCTGGCGGCGGCCACCAAGTGGAACGGCCTGTACATCATGGCGGCCTTCTGCGTGATGGCCGTGCTGTGGGACGTCGGCTCCCGCCGCGTAGCGGGCGCCCACCGCCCCTACCGCGCCGTACTCCGCCACGACCTGGGCTGGGCCTTCCTCTCCACCGTCCCGGTCGCCCTGGCCACGTACCTCCTGTCCTGGCTCGGCTGGATCCTCTCCCCCTCCGACGGCACCGGCGGCTACTACCGCGACTGGGCGACGAAGGACGGCGCGAACAGCTCCTGGTCGTGGCTCTTCCCCGACTGGTGGCGCAGCCTGTGGCACTACGAGACCCAGGTGCTGGAGTTCCACACCCACCTGACCTCGCCGCACACCTACCAGTCGAACCCCTGGAGCTGGCTCGTCCTGGGCCGTCCGGTCTCCTACTTCTACGAGTCCCCGTCGGCGGGCTCGGACGGCTGCCCGGTGGACGCGGGCGAGAAGTGCGCCCGCGAGGTCCTGGCCCTGGGCACCCCCCTCCTGTGGTGGGTGGGCTGCTTCGCCCTGCTGTACGTCCTGTGGCGCTGGCTCTTCCGCCGCGACTGGCGCGCGGGCGCCATCGCCTGCGGCGTCGCCGCCGGCTACCTCCCCTGGTTCATGTACCAGGAGCGCACGATCTTCCTCTTCTACGCCGTGGTCTTCCTCCCCTTCCTCTGCCTGGCGGTGGCGATGCTCCTGGGGGCGATCATCGGCCGCCCGGGCTGCAGCGACACCCGCAGAGTGGCGGGCGCGACGGGAGCGGGCGTCCTGGTGCTCCTCATCGCGTGGAACTTCATCTACTTCTGGCCCCTGTACACGGGCACGGCGATCCCGATGGAGGAGTGGCGGGCCCGGATGTGGCTCGATACGTGGGTCTAG
- a CDS encoding SHOCT domain-containing protein: MSSDALMTFKSHIEGKNADVTIYHDRVEWARSGMSAKKLTAGFLTGGASLLATGVRSSKAGTEMIPVKSISSVVTKRDGLLYTKVVVVASGNTIDFRVPHDSAPAVKALLTDLVLGKVPAPGQAPSVATRPVQEAAPSPQTSTPVEQLRQLAELRDAGILSEEEFLTKKTEILARM; this comes from the coding sequence ATGTCCAGCGACGCACTGATGACCTTCAAGAGCCACATCGAAGGCAAGAACGCCGATGTGACCATCTATCACGACCGGGTCGAGTGGGCCCGGAGCGGCATGAGCGCCAAGAAGCTCACGGCGGGCTTCCTGACCGGTGGCGCATCGCTCCTCGCCACGGGGGTCCGTAGCTCCAAAGCAGGCACCGAGATGATTCCGGTCAAGAGCATCTCCAGCGTGGTGACGAAGCGGGACGGCCTGCTCTACACCAAGGTGGTCGTGGTGGCTTCGGGCAACACGATCGACTTCCGAGTCCCGCACGACTCGGCTCCCGCCGTCAAGGCGCTCCTCACCGACTTGGTACTCGGGAAGGTTCCTGCACCTGGCCAGGCCCCTTCGGTCGCAACTCGCCCGGTTCAGGAGGCGGCCCCCTCGCCGCAGACGAGTACGCCTGTCGAGCAGCTGCGGCAACTGGCGGAGTTGCGAGACGCGGGGATCCTGTCGGAGGAAGAGTTCCTGACCAAGAAGACAGAGATCCTCGCCCGCATGTGA
- a CDS encoding penicillin-binding transpeptidase domain-containing protein: protein MGRGVKVAVIGGVFAVMVGGAGYGAYNVVSALDGGGGSSGSETKSGPPDKDEVAETSEKFFTAWEKGDATTAASYTDNASIAGTLLTAYGEDAHISGVEITPGTAAGTAVPFTVKAKVSYEGTTKPLSYKSTLTVVRGETSGRALVDWQPSVVHPDLKDGDTLVTAESATPQIQAVGRDGAVLTKEKYPSLGPVLATLRERYGSKAGGTPGVELAVRHAAADAPDTPLLTLTEGEPGKLETTLSASMQAAAEKAVKRYGESSVVAVKPSTGEVLAVANNRQDGFNAAFQGKVAPGSTMKIITAAMLIDNGVTSMNGPAPCTDTAVWKSQTFHNITSMKPNESATLANTFMRSCNTGFIKLVDEEPLTDSSLTQEAQERFGLGQDNWQTGIVSFDGSVPASGGPDRAANAIGQGQVQMNPLNMASVTATAITGEFRQPYLVPFDLDDRDPATAKGLPQGTASQLKQMMRLTATQGTAVNAMSGLGGDIGAKTGSAEVDGQAVSNAWFTGFRDDVAAAAMTEEGGHGGDAAGPIVADVLRVGG from the coding sequence ATGGGCAGGGGGGTCAAGGTTGCCGTCATAGGCGGGGTGTTCGCCGTGATGGTGGGCGGTGCCGGGTACGGCGCCTACAACGTGGTGTCGGCGCTGGACGGGGGCGGCGGGTCGTCCGGGTCGGAGACCAAGAGCGGGCCGCCGGACAAGGACGAGGTCGCGGAGACCAGCGAGAAGTTCTTCACGGCCTGGGAGAAGGGCGACGCGACGACCGCCGCGTCGTACACCGACAACGCCTCGATCGCCGGGACGCTGCTGACCGCCTACGGCGAGGACGCGCACATCAGCGGCGTCGAGATCACGCCGGGCACGGCGGCCGGTACCGCCGTGCCGTTCACGGTGAAGGCGAAGGTGTCCTACGAGGGCACCACCAAGCCGCTCAGTTACAAGAGCACGCTGACCGTGGTGCGCGGGGAGACCAGTGGGCGGGCGCTGGTGGACTGGCAGCCGTCCGTCGTCCACCCGGACCTGAAGGACGGGGACACCCTGGTCACCGCGGAGTCGGCGACGCCGCAGATCCAGGCCGTCGGGCGGGACGGTGCCGTGCTGACGAAGGAGAAGTACCCCTCGCTCGGGCCGGTCCTCGCCACGCTGCGGGAGCGGTACGGCTCGAAGGCCGGTGGCACTCCCGGTGTCGAGCTGGCGGTGCGGCACGCGGCCGCGGACGCGCCGGACACCCCGCTGCTGACGCTGACCGAGGGGGAGCCCGGGAAGCTCGAGACGACGCTCAGCGCGAGCATGCAGGCCGCCGCCGAGAAGGCGGTGAAGCGGTACGGCGAGTCCTCCGTGGTCGCCGTGAAGCCCAGCACCGGAGAGGTGCTGGCCGTGGCGAACAACCGTCAGGACGGGTTCAACGCCGCGTTCCAGGGCAAGGTCGCCCCGGGCTCCACCATGAAGATCATCACCGCCGCCATGCTCATCGACAACGGCGTGACCTCGATGAACGGCCCCGCGCCCTGCACGGACACCGCGGTCTGGAAGAGTCAGACCTTCCACAACATCACCAGCATGAAGCCCAACGAGAGCGCCACGCTCGCCAACACCTTCATGCGCTCCTGCAACACCGGCTTCATCAAGCTCGTCGACGAGGAGCCGCTCACCGACTCCTCGCTGACCCAGGAGGCCCAGGAGCGCTTCGGGCTCGGGCAGGACAACTGGCAGACCGGCATCGTCTCCTTCGACGGGAGCGTCCCCGCCTCCGGCGGCCCGGACCGCGCGGCCAACGCCATCGGGCAGGGCCAGGTGCAGATGAACCCGCTGAACATGGCCTCGGTCACCGCGACCGCCATCACCGGTGAGTTCCGCCAGCCGTACCTGGTGCCGTTCGACCTGGACGACCGGGACCCGGCCACCGCCAAGGGGCTGCCGCAGGGCACCGCCTCGCAGCTCAAGCAGATGATGAGGCTCACCGCCACCCAGGGCACCGCCGTCAACGCCATGTCCGGGCTCGGCGGCGACATCGGCGCCAAGACCGGGTCGGCCGAGGTCGACGGGCAGGCGGTCTCGAACGCCTGGTTCACCGGTTTCCGCGACGACGTCGCGGCGGCGGCCATGACCGAGGAGGGCGGCCACGGCGGCGACGCGGCCGGACCGATCGTCGCAGATGTGCTACGAGTCGGCGGCTGA
- a CDS encoding penicillin-binding transpeptidase domain-containing protein — protein sequence MGSRRGAAERRRTKPAVIGSVAAVVVAGAGFGAYAMYGGGADGEDSARTKSAAAPENVKSGPLTAAEVTSTAQRFLTAWQQGDVAGAAAATDDAEAAKALLAGYTKDARIKDATFTAGTPAGEKVPFSVKATVAYEKAVEPLAYDSALTVVRRDGDGEPRVDWHAAVVHPELRDGDKLVTGKAGDPPVKALDRNGAEITAAKYPSLGTVLDGLRDKYGKKAGGTPGVELRAVRGKSTEDGKGAKESGAGEAADKTLLELSKGTPGTLKTTLDPALQAAAEKQVDGKKGASVVLLRASTGEVLAVANGGHGFNTAFLGSLAPGSTMKVITASMLLEKDLASVNEKHPCPKYFEYGGWKFQNDDKFEIKDGTFKASFARSCNTAFISQAPELKDDDLTRQAKEVFGLSMNNWSVGVSTFDGRVPVQSKAQMAASLIGQGGVRMNPLNMASVSATVKSGSFHQPYLVAPSVDGRALATASRTMSGETLGALRELMSYTAAYGTAAEAMAGVGGDVGAKTGSAEVDGQEKPNGWFTAYRGDLAAAGVVQQGGHGGDTAGPIVAALLKAGG from the coding sequence GTGGGCAGCAGAAGGGGCGCCGCCGAGCGGCGCAGGACGAAACCCGCCGTGATCGGCAGTGTGGCCGCCGTGGTCGTGGCCGGTGCCGGGTTCGGTGCCTACGCGATGTACGGCGGCGGGGCCGACGGCGAGGACAGTGCGCGCACGAAGTCCGCGGCGGCCCCGGAGAACGTGAAGTCGGGCCCGCTGACGGCGGCCGAGGTCACCTCGACCGCCCAGCGGTTCCTGACCGCCTGGCAGCAGGGCGACGTGGCCGGCGCCGCCGCCGCGACCGACGACGCCGAGGCCGCGAAGGCGCTGCTGGCCGGCTACACCAAGGACGCCCGCATCAAGGACGCCACCTTCACCGCGGGCACCCCCGCCGGGGAGAAGGTCCCCTTCTCCGTCAAGGCCACGGTCGCCTACGAGAAGGCGGTCGAGCCGCTGGCGTACGACAGCGCGCTGACCGTCGTCCGCCGGGACGGGGACGGCGAGCCCCGGGTCGACTGGCACGCGGCCGTCGTGCACCCGGAGTTGAGGGACGGCGACAAGCTGGTGACCGGGAAGGCCGGTGATCCGCCGGTCAAGGCGCTGGACCGGAACGGCGCGGAGATCACCGCCGCCAAGTACCCGTCCCTCGGCACCGTCCTGGACGGCCTGCGCGACAAGTACGGCAAGAAGGCCGGCGGCACCCCCGGCGTCGAGCTGCGTGCGGTACGCGGGAAGAGCACCGAGGACGGCAAGGGTGCGAAGGAGTCCGGGGCCGGTGAAGCCGCCGACAAGACGCTGCTGGAGCTGAGCAAGGGCACTCCCGGCACCCTCAAGACGACGCTCGACCCCGCCCTCCAGGCCGCCGCCGAGAAGCAGGTGGACGGCAAGAAGGGGGCGTCGGTGGTGCTGCTGCGCGCCTCCACCGGCGAGGTCCTCGCGGTCGCCAACGGCGGACACGGCTTCAACACCGCTTTCCTGGGCTCGCTCGCGCCCGGCTCCACGATGAAGGTCATCACCGCCTCGATGCTGCTCGAGAAGGACCTGGCGTCGGTGAACGAGAAGCACCCGTGCCCGAAGTACTTCGAATACGGCGGGTGGAAGTTCCAGAACGACGACAAGTTCGAGATCAAGGACGGCACCTTCAAGGCGAGCTTCGCCCGCTCCTGCAACACCGCCTTCATCAGCCAGGCCCCCGAGCTGAAGGACGACGACCTGACCAGGCAGGCGAAGGAGGTCTTCGGCCTGTCCATGAACAACTGGTCGGTCGGCGTGTCCACCTTCGACGGCAGGGTGCCGGTGCAGAGCAAGGCCCAGATGGCCGCGTCCCTCATCGGCCAGGGCGGGGTGCGGATGAACCCGCTGAACATGGCGTCGGTCTCGGCGACCGTGAAGTCGGGCAGTTTCCACCAGCCGTACCTGGTCGCCCCGTCGGTCGACGGGCGGGCGCTCGCCACGGCCTCCCGCACGATGTCGGGCGAGACGCTCGGCGCGCTGCGCGAGCTGATGTCCTACACGGCGGCGTACGGCACCGCGGCGGAAGCCATGGCCGGGGTCGGCGGTGACGTGGGTGCCAAGACCGGCTCGGCGGAGGTCGACGGGCAGGAGAAGCCCAACGGCTGGTTCACGGCGTACCGGGGAGACCTGGCGGCGGCGGGCGTGGTCCAGCAGGGCGGGCACGGCGGCGACACCGCGGGCCCGATCGTCGCGGCGCTCCTCAAGGCGGGTGGCTGA
- a CDS encoding SsgA family sporulation/cell division regulator — translation MSVVEQYARAHILTDGDLPDQDDGGAIPVVLRYDPGLGPSLVCVALPGPGGRASRAREWTFPRELLEQGLRAPAGSGEVRVWPCGRVQAVVEFHSPQGCSVVQFENKALIRFLRRTYAATAQPVAH, via the coding sequence ATGTCCGTAGTCGAACAGTACGCGCGAGCCCACATCCTCACGGACGGGGATCTCCCCGACCAGGACGACGGCGGAGCGATACCCGTCGTCCTGCGCTACGACCCCGGACTCGGCCCCTCGCTGGTGTGCGTCGCCCTGCCCGGGCCGGGCGGCCGCGCGTCCCGCGCCCGCGAGTGGACCTTCCCCCGCGAACTGCTGGAACAGGGCCTGCGCGCGCCCGCCGGGAGCGGCGAGGTGCGGGTGTGGCCGTGCGGCCGGGTGCAGGCCGTGGTCGAGTTCCACTCCCCGCAGGGCTGTTCGGTGGTCCAGTTCGAGAACAAGGCCCTCATCCGCTTCCTGCGCCGCACCTACGCGGCGACCGCGCAGCCGGTGGCCCACTGA
- a CDS encoding energy-coupling factor ABC transporter permease, which translates to MHVPDGFINAPTSAVTGVVAAGAIAVSLRGARRELDERTAPLAGLVAAFIFAVQMLNFPVAAGTSGHLLGGALAAILVGPYTGVLCVSVVLLMQGILFADGGLTALGVNITDMAIVTTVVAYALFRGLVKVLPRTRRSVTVASFVAALVSVPAAALAFTFLYWIGGTTDVSMGKVATAMIGVHVLIGIGEAAITALTVGAVIAVRPDLVYGARGLQQRLKLRVNGELVDAPSDVPSGAAPAPAPVAARSHRTVWITGLVASLVLAGFVSFYASADPDGLEKVASDKGIDEKAEEHAAADSPLADYGVKDITDARVSGGLAGVIGVGVTVVAGSAVFWAVRRRRSDDASPASTETTL; encoded by the coding sequence GTGCATGTACCTGACGGATTCATCAACGCCCCTACCTCCGCCGTGACCGGAGTCGTCGCCGCGGGCGCCATCGCGGTCAGCCTGCGCGGCGCGCGCCGTGAACTGGACGAGCGGACGGCGCCGCTGGCGGGGCTGGTGGCGGCGTTCATCTTCGCGGTGCAGATGCTGAACTTCCCGGTCGCGGCCGGGACCAGCGGGCATCTGCTCGGCGGCGCGCTGGCCGCCATCCTCGTCGGGCCCTACACCGGCGTGCTGTGTGTCTCCGTCGTCCTGCTGATGCAGGGCATCCTCTTCGCCGACGGCGGTCTGACCGCGCTCGGCGTGAACATCACCGACATGGCGATCGTCACCACGGTCGTCGCCTACGCCCTCTTCCGGGGCCTGGTGAAGGTGCTGCCGCGCACCCGCCGCTCGGTCACCGTCGCCTCCTTTGTCGCCGCGCTCGTCTCCGTCCCGGCCGCCGCCCTCGCCTTCACGTTCCTGTACTGGATCGGCGGCACCACCGACGTCTCCATGGGCAAGGTCGCCACCGCGATGATCGGCGTGCACGTGCTGATCGGCATCGGCGAGGCCGCGATCACCGCGCTGACCGTCGGCGCCGTCATCGCCGTACGCCCGGACCTGGTGTACGGGGCGCGCGGGCTGCAGCAGCGGCTCAAGCTGCGGGTCAACGGCGAGCTGGTCGACGCCCCCTCCGACGTCCCGTCCGGCGCCGCACCGGCCCCCGCGCCCGTCGCCGCCCGTTCGCATCGCACGGTGTGGATCACCGGCCTAGTCGCCTCCCTGGTCCTGGCCGGCTTCGTGAGCTTCTACGCCTCCGCCGACCCCGACGGCCTGGAGAAGGTCGCCTCCGACAAGGGCATCGACGAGAAGGCCGAGGAGCACGCCGCCGCCGACTCGCCGCTCGCCGACTACGGCGTCAAGGACATCACCGACGCCCGGGTCTCCGGCGGCCTCGCGGGCGTGATCGGCGTCGGCGTCACCGTCGTCGCGGGCAGCGCCGTGTTCTGGGCGGTGCGCAGGCGCCGCAGCGACGACGCGTCGCCGGCCAGCACGGAAACGACCCTCTGA
- the cbiQ gene encoding cobalt ECF transporter T component CbiQ → MGAGHAHRLYRHGHSPVHGLPPHTKLAATFAFVVVVVSTPREAMWAFGLYALLLVAVAYAARVPAGFLLKRLLIEVPFVAFAVLMPFVAEGERVEVLGLSLSVNGLWGAWNVLAKGTLGVAASVLLASTTELRELLLGLQRLRLPPLLVQIASFMIRYGDVIADEMRRMRIARESRGFEAKGVRHWGVLAKSAGALFIRSYERGERVHLAMVSRGYAGSMPVIDEVTASRAQWSYALALPCAALVVCLLGWTL, encoded by the coding sequence GTGGGCGCGGGTCACGCTCATCGGCTCTACCGGCACGGCCACTCCCCCGTGCACGGCCTGCCGCCGCACACCAAGCTCGCCGCGACCTTCGCGTTCGTGGTCGTCGTGGTGTCGACGCCGCGCGAGGCGATGTGGGCCTTCGGCCTGTACGCGCTGCTGCTCGTCGCCGTGGCGTACGCGGCCCGGGTCCCGGCGGGCTTCCTGCTCAAGCGGCTGCTGATCGAGGTGCCGTTCGTCGCGTTCGCGGTGCTCATGCCGTTCGTGGCCGAGGGCGAGCGGGTCGAGGTGCTCGGCCTGTCCCTGAGCGTCAACGGCCTGTGGGGTGCCTGGAACGTCCTGGCCAAGGGCACCCTGGGCGTCGCCGCATCCGTACTCCTCGCCTCCACGACCGAGCTGCGGGAACTCCTCCTCGGTCTCCAGCGGCTGAGGCTGCCGCCGTTGCTGGTGCAGATCGCGTCGTTCATGATCCGGTACGGCGACGTGATCGCGGACGAGATGCGGCGGATGCGGATCGCCCGGGAGTCGCGCGGGTTCGAGGCGAAGGGCGTACGGCACTGGGGCGTGCTCGCGAAATCGGCGGGGGCGCTGTTCATCCGTTCCTACGAACGCGGCGAACGCGTCCATCTGGCCATGGTCAGCCGCGGGTACGCCGGCTCGATGCCGGTGATCGACGAGGTGACCGCGTCCCGGGCGCAGTGGTCGTACGCGCTGGCCCTCCCGTGTGCGGCGCTCGTCGTGTGTCTGCTGGGATGGACCCTGTGA
- a CDS encoding ABC transporter ATP-binding protein, which yields MDPVTDPVTDPASDPVTDAPASVDVSGLAFAYPDGHQALFGVDFSVARGERVALLGPNGAGKTTLVLHLNGILTGGTGTVTVAGLPVDKRNMAEIRRRVGIVFQDPDDQLFMPTVREDVAFGPAAAGMKGAELEACVDRALTLVGMAEFRDRPPHHLSFGQRRRVAVATVLAMEPEILVLDEPSSNLDPASRRELADILRSLDVTVLMVTHDLPYALELCPRALILSDGVIAADGPTAELLSDDALMRAHRLELPFGFDPRSVSASG from the coding sequence ATGGACCCTGTGACCGACCCAGTGACAGACCCCGCGTCCGACCCCGTGACCGACGCGCCCGCCTCCGTCGACGTCTCCGGCCTCGCCTTCGCCTACCCCGACGGGCACCAGGCGCTGTTCGGCGTGGACTTCTCCGTCGCGCGCGGCGAGCGGGTCGCGCTGCTCGGCCCGAACGGAGCGGGCAAGACGACGCTCGTGCTCCACCTCAACGGCATCCTGACCGGCGGCACCGGCACGGTCACGGTCGCCGGGCTGCCGGTGGACAAGCGGAACATGGCGGAGATCAGGCGCCGGGTCGGCATCGTCTTCCAGGACCCCGACGACCAGTTGTTCATGCCGACCGTGCGCGAGGACGTGGCGTTCGGACCGGCGGCGGCCGGGATGAAGGGGGCGGAGCTGGAGGCCTGTGTGGACCGGGCGCTCACGCTGGTCGGCATGGCGGAGTTCAGGGACCGGCCGCCGCACCACCTCTCCTTCGGCCAGCGGCGCCGGGTGGCGGTGGCGACCGTGCTCGCCATGGAGCCGGAGATCCTGGTCCTGGACGAGCCCTCCTCCAACCTCGACCCGGCCTCCCGCCGCGAACTCGCCGACATCCTGCGCTCCCTGGACGTCACGGTCCTGATGGTCACCCACGACCTGCCCTACGCCCTGGAGCTGTGCCCCCGCGCCCTGATCCTCAGCGACGGCGTGATCGCGGCGGACGGACCGACCGCGGAGCTGCTGTCCGACGACGCCCTGATGCGCGCCCACCGCCTGGAGCTGCCCTTCGGCTTCGACCCGCGGTCGGTGTCGGCGAGCGGGTGA
- a CDS encoding serine hydrolase domain-containing protein, translating to MSVHGSVAEGFEPVRDAFARNFTALGERGAAVAVYRDGRKVVDLWGGTRDVDGTAGSEPWRRGTAQVVRSATKGVAAAVPLLLHRRGELDLDAPVGEYWPEFKAHGKERVLVRHVLNHRAGLPVLDRPLTPEDALDPLRGPAAVAAQAPVWEPGTDHGYHALTYGWLLDELVRRVTGGRGAGRWIADEIARPLGLDLWVGLPAAEEAAGRAGRVGRLDDPEPSGPGNGPRLRPKRSVTEAYDNPESLTRRAFAAITPFPDQNDPVYRAAALPAANGIATADGLARFYAALIGEVDGVTRGVRLFDPETMELARAEESAGPDRILVVGTRFGLGYMLHGSASPFLAPGSFGHPGRGGSLGFADPETGIALGYVTNGFRKTVTADPRAQALVRAVRASLARGPS from the coding sequence GTGAGCGTGCACGGCTCGGTGGCCGAGGGCTTCGAGCCGGTGAGGGACGCGTTCGCACGGAACTTCACCGCGCTCGGCGAGCGGGGCGCGGCCGTCGCCGTCTACCGGGACGGGCGCAAGGTCGTCGACCTGTGGGGCGGTACCAGGGACGTCGACGGCACCGCCGGCAGCGAGCCGTGGCGTCGCGGCACCGCCCAGGTGGTCCGCTCGGCGACCAAGGGCGTCGCCGCCGCCGTACCGCTGCTGCTGCACCGGCGCGGGGAGCTGGACCTGGACGCGCCGGTGGGCGAGTACTGGCCGGAGTTCAAGGCGCACGGCAAGGAGCGGGTGCTGGTCCGGCACGTGCTGAACCATCGGGCCGGGCTGCCGGTCCTGGACCGTCCGCTCACCCCCGAGGACGCCCTGGACCCGCTGCGGGGCCCCGCGGCCGTCGCCGCGCAGGCGCCCGTCTGGGAGCCTGGCACCGACCACGGCTACCACGCGCTGACCTACGGCTGGCTGCTCGACGAACTGGTCCGCCGGGTGACGGGCGGGCGCGGCGCCGGACGGTGGATCGCGGACGAGATCGCCCGCCCGCTCGGCCTGGACCTGTGGGTGGGGCTGCCCGCGGCGGAGGAGGCCGCGGGAAGGGCCGGTCGTGTCGGGCGCCTCGACGATCCCGAGCCGTCGGGGCCCGGGAACGGCCCGCGGCTGCGCCCCAAGCGCTCGGTCACCGAGGCGTACGACAACCCGGAGTCCCTCACCCGCCGCGCGTTCGCCGCGATCACCCCGTTCCCCGACCAGAACGACCCGGTGTACCGCGCGGCCGCGCTGCCGGCCGCCAACGGCATCGCGACGGCCGACGGCCTGGCCCGCTTCTACGCGGCGCTGATCGGCGAGGTCGACGGCGTGACGCGCGGCGTACGGCTGTTCGACCCGGAGACCATGGAGCTGGCCCGCGCCGAGGAGTCCGCCGGTCCCGACCGGATCCTGGTCGTGGGCACCCGGTTCGGCCTCGGCTACATGCTGCACGGCAGCGCGTCCCCGTTCCTGGCCCCCGGTTCCTTCGGCCACCCGGGCCGCGGCGGCTCCCTGGGCTTCGCCGACCCGGAGACCGGCATCGCCCTGGGCTACGTCACCAACGGCTTCCGCAAGACCGTGACGGCGGACCCGCGGGCGCAGGCGCTGGTCCGGGCGGTACGCGCCTCGCTCGCCCGGGGCCCGTCCTGA
- a CDS encoding DUF1876 domain-containing protein has product MMHTTVGWHVELEFTEDDQHTRAVAMVRLPDGTEVRAHGHASRHRIDSRQPRVGEEVAGARALNELAMQLLTKAHDEIDAASGRTSHPIHV; this is encoded by the coding sequence ATGATGCACACCACAGTGGGATGGCATGTCGAGCTGGAGTTCACGGAGGACGACCAGCACACGCGGGCGGTCGCGATGGTGCGGCTCCCCGACGGCACCGAGGTCCGCGCGCACGGCCACGCCAGCCGTCACCGGATCGACTCCCGGCAGCCACGGGTCGGTGAGGAGGTCGCGGGCGCACGGGCGTTGAACGAGCTGGCGATGCAGCTGCTCACCAAGGCCCACGACGAGATCGACGCGGCGTCCGGGCGGACCTCACACCCCATCCACGTCTGA